One part of the Methylobacterium mesophilicum SR1.6/6 genome encodes these proteins:
- the selD gene encoding selenide, water dikinase SelD — protein MDTPPVRLTSLAHGGGCGCKLDPAILRTLLADQPVAGPFERLLVGNETADDAAVWALDDGTCLIATTDFFTPMVDDPHDFGRIAATNAISDVYAMGGRPMLALAILGMPVGKIAPAIVAEILKGGAATCAEAGIPVAGGHSIDTPEPIYGLAVIGSCDRAHVRRNADARAGDVAILTKPLGVGIYSAAIKREALDSAGYADFIATTTRLNRVGADLARDPEVHAITDTTGFGLLGHGLELARGAGLTFVVAGDAVPLLPRAAALAQEGFVTGASHRNWASFGSQVTLPAGLPDWRRHILTDPQTSGGLLVTCTPGRAEAILAQCHAAGFAQAAVVGRFEAGPAAIRVEA, from the coding sequence ATGGATACGCCCCCGGTCCGTCTCACCAGTCTCGCCCATGGCGGCGGATGCGGCTGCAAGCTCGATCCCGCAATCCTGCGAACGCTGCTCGCCGACCAGCCGGTCGCGGGCCCGTTCGAGCGTCTCCTGGTCGGCAACGAGACCGCCGACGACGCGGCGGTCTGGGCCCTGGACGACGGCACCTGTCTGATCGCCACCACGGACTTCTTCACGCCGATGGTGGACGACCCCCACGATTTCGGCCGGATCGCCGCCACAAACGCGATCTCCGACGTCTACGCCATGGGCGGCAGGCCGATGCTGGCGCTGGCCATCCTGGGCATGCCGGTCGGCAAGATCGCCCCCGCGATCGTCGCCGAGATCCTGAAGGGCGGCGCGGCCACCTGCGCGGAGGCGGGCATCCCCGTCGCGGGCGGCCACTCGATCGACACGCCGGAGCCGATCTACGGGCTGGCGGTGATCGGATCGTGCGACCGGGCCCATGTCCGGCGCAACGCCGACGCGCGCGCCGGCGACGTCGCCATCCTGACCAAGCCCCTCGGGGTTGGGATCTACTCCGCCGCCATCAAGCGGGAGGCTCTCGATTCCGCGGGCTACGCGGATTTCATCGCCACCACGACGCGCCTCAACAGGGTCGGGGCCGATCTGGCGCGCGACCCGGAGGTTCACGCCATCACCGACACCACCGGCTTCGGCCTGCTGGGCCACGGCCTCGAACTCGCGCGCGGCGCCGGCCTGACTTTCGTCGTCGCGGGCGACGCGGTCCCGCTGCTGCCCCGGGCCGCGGCCCTCGCGCAGGAGGGCTTCGTCACCGGCGCCTCGCACCGCAACTGGGCGAGCTTCGGAAGCCAGGTGACGCTGCCCGCGGGCCTGCCGGACTGGCGCCGGCATATCCTCACCGATCCCCAGACCTCCGGAGGCCTGCTCGTCACCTGCACGCCCGGGCGGGCCGAGGCGATCCTCGCCCAGTGCCACGCCGCCGGCTTCGCGCAGGCCGCCGTCGTCGGGCGGTTCGAGGCCGGCCCGGCCGCCATCCGGGTCGAGGCCTGA
- a CDS encoding caspase family protein, with protein MRLHKAVSLLLAALLLVAALPASPAWAAEKRIALVVGNAAYQAGPLATAANDAGLIAQTLQGAGFDVIGARDLDEDALRKSLRDFVDKAAAAGPDAVAFIYLAGYGLQLEGENYFAPIDLRVTSAADVALRALRVSDYTRSLAALPLKARFFVLDGARRAPFTVPGKPLAGGLALTEAEPGSLIAFNAAPGTVGPDEKGPYGAYAQALVEMIREGGLPPGPLFDRVRLRVDAATKGAEVPWDADRTASAFVFFDRAADAPALGRERAATLRDRPLRDLGVQDAYAVCLERDDLAHYQEFVTDYPGDALARRVRALIAARREALVWRRTWIVGTPDAYWSYLARYPRGPHAWDARRRLATLAAALEPPPRFAMIAYDVLPAPPDEIVYVDRPVLFLDDPVFALPPPPPPALVFLPPPPAYLVALAPPPPVYGLYALPTPPVVPVPAYVSAPAYVAPPPNDVLFQNIHNTTVIEQINRQNTGVQAPAAAAAPAAAIGGAGALAGAALGAAATRVALPAALQQRAVAAPPPGTNPAAIGGPAGPRPGGPQAGPPPSAPQAALPAVSAQPGAAHALPGANGQPLPAPGARLAPPAASAPAAAPRQAFRPADIPARTSAGPVRPQELRDGSGAPGQPPRGPAADRAVAARPSVDPRAALMAQQRQEALSRRVQAQAAQRQQQVQAARQQQSAQRQQQAAQRQQQAAVRQQQAQQAAQRHQAMQAQFAQQAAQRQQQAAARQQQAAQRQQMMVQRQQMMARPAPPHPGPAPHAGPPPSHGNPRPACPPGHPCR; from the coding sequence ATGCGCCTGCACAAAGCTGTCAGCCTCCTCCTCGCCGCGCTCCTCCTCGTCGCGGCCTTGCCCGCCTCCCCGGCCTGGGCGGCGGAGAAGCGCATCGCGCTCGTGGTCGGCAACGCCGCCTATCAGGCCGGTCCGCTCGCCACCGCGGCCAATGATGCCGGGCTCATCGCCCAGACCCTGCAGGGCGCCGGCTTCGACGTGATCGGCGCCCGGGATCTCGACGAGGACGCGCTGCGGAAATCGCTGCGGGACTTCGTCGACAAGGCCGCGGCCGCCGGGCCGGACGCGGTGGCGTTCATCTACCTCGCCGGCTACGGCCTGCAGCTCGAAGGCGAGAACTACTTCGCCCCGATCGACTTGCGCGTGACCAGTGCCGCCGACGTCGCCCTGAGGGCGCTGCGGGTCTCGGACTACACGAGGAGCCTGGCGGCCCTGCCGTTGAAGGCGCGGTTCTTCGTCCTGGACGGGGCGCGGCGCGCGCCCTTCACCGTGCCCGGCAAGCCGCTGGCGGGCGGCCTCGCCCTCACCGAGGCCGAGCCGGGCAGCCTGATCGCCTTCAACGCCGCGCCGGGGACCGTGGGACCGGACGAGAAAGGCCCCTACGGCGCCTACGCCCAGGCGCTGGTCGAGATGATCCGCGAGGGCGGCCTCCCGCCGGGGCCGCTGTTCGACCGCGTGCGCCTGCGCGTCGATGCCGCCACGAAGGGGGCCGAGGTGCCGTGGGACGCCGACCGCACCGCGTCCGCCTTCGTGTTCTTCGACCGGGCCGCCGACGCCCCTGCCCTCGGCCGGGAGCGGGCCGCCACGCTCCGCGACCGGCCGCTGCGCGACCTCGGCGTGCAGGACGCCTACGCCGTCTGTCTGGAACGCGACGACCTCGCCCACTACCAGGAATTCGTGACCGATTATCCCGGCGACGCTCTGGCGCGGCGGGTCCGGGCGCTCATCGCCGCCCGGCGCGAGGCCCTGGTCTGGCGCCGCACCTGGATCGTCGGCACGCCGGACGCCTACTGGTCGTACCTCGCCCGGTACCCGCGCGGTCCGCACGCCTGGGATGCCCGCCGCCGCCTCGCCACGCTCGCGGCCGCGCTGGAGCCGCCGCCCCGCTTCGCGATGATCGCCTACGACGTGCTGCCGGCTCCGCCGGACGAGATCGTGTATGTCGACCGGCCGGTGCTGTTCCTCGACGATCCGGTCTTCGCGCTGCCCCCGCCGCCGCCGCCGGCCCTCGTCTTCCTCCCGCCGCCGCCGGCCTACCTCGTGGCGCTGGCCCCCCCGCCGCCGGTCTACGGGCTCTACGCCCTGCCGACGCCGCCGGTCGTGCCGGTGCCGGCCTACGTGTCCGCGCCGGCCTACGTGGCGCCGCCGCCGAACGACGTGCTGTTCCAGAACATCCACAACACGACCGTCATCGAGCAGATCAACCGGCAGAACACGGGCGTGCAGGCGCCCGCCGCCGCGGCTGCTCCCGCGGCCGCGATCGGTGGCGCGGGCGCGCTTGCCGGGGCTGCCCTCGGCGCGGCGGCCACCCGGGTCGCTCTGCCCGCCGCCCTGCAGCAGCGCGCCGTCGCGGCGCCTCCGCCGGGAACCAACCCGGCCGCAATCGGCGGGCCGGCGGGACCGCGACCGGGCGGGCCACAGGCGGGGCCTCCCCCCTCCGCGCCGCAGGCGGCGCTTCCCGCCGTCTCCGCACAGCCGGGAGCCGCGCATGCCCTGCCCGGCGCGAACGGCCAGCCTCTTCCGGCACCCGGGGCCCGGCTGGCTCCGCCCGCTGCGTCGGCCCCGGCCGCCGCGCCCCGGCAGGCCTTCCGCCCGGCCGACATTCCGGCGCGGACGTCGGCTGGACCGGTCCGCCCTCAGGAACTCCGCGACGGCTCGGGCGCTCCGGGCCAGCCGCCGCGCGGACCTGCCGCGGATCGAGCCGTCGCGGCGCGGCCCTCCGTCGATCCCCGCGCCGCGCTGATGGCGCAACAGCGCCAGGAGGCCCTGTCCCGGCGTGTCCAGGCCCAGGCGGCGCAGCGCCAGCAGCAGGTCCAGGCCGCTCGCCAGCAGCAGTCTGCGCAGCGTCAACAGCAGGCCGCGCAGCGTCAACAGCAGGCCGCTGTTCGCCAGCAGCAGGCGCAACAGGCCGCCCAGCGGCATCAGGCCATGCAGGCGCAGTTCGCGCAGCAGGCGGCCCAGCGGCAGCAACAGGCCGCCGCCCGTCAGCAGCAGGCGGCGCAGCGCCAGCAGATGATGGTGCAGCGTCAGCAGATGATGGCGCGTCCGGCTCCGCCGCACCCGGGGCCGGCTCCGCATGCCGGACCGCCGCCCTCCCACGGCAATCCGCGGCCGGCCTGTCCCCCCGGACACCCCTGCCGATAG
- the bhcR gene encoding HTH-type transcriptional regulator BhcR, whose amino-acid sequence MDSGSRRRGRPKGFGGAKPSATIQALDRALDVLDVLADGDGLTLSELAGTLGQSVATMHRVLATLERRGLVEISADKQEWHVGADAYRLGSAFLRRHNVVERSRSMMWTLMQETGETSNLGVEKDGNVLFVSQVETHETIRAFFPPGSLSPLHASGIGKALLSTYAPARTERLFRGKTFARFTDKTIASLDQLRDDVEATRRRGYAIDDEERTIGMRCVAAPILNFHGEAIAGISVSGPTHRLSDAQLQAIGERVRKGAAAVSRALGAPAEAPDAGDRD is encoded by the coding sequence ATGGATTCGGGAAGCCGGCGTCGCGGTCGTCCGAAGGGGTTCGGAGGCGCCAAGCCCTCAGCGACGATCCAGGCGCTCGACCGCGCCCTCGACGTGCTCGACGTTCTGGCGGACGGCGACGGGCTGACGCTCTCGGAACTCGCCGGGACGCTCGGGCAGTCCGTGGCGACGATGCACCGGGTCCTGGCGACGCTGGAGCGCCGCGGCCTCGTCGAGATCAGTGCCGACAAGCAGGAATGGCATGTGGGTGCGGATGCCTACCGGCTCGGCTCGGCCTTCCTGCGCCGTCACAACGTCGTCGAGCGCAGCCGGTCCATGATGTGGACGCTGATGCAGGAGACGGGCGAAACCTCCAATCTCGGCGTCGAGAAGGACGGCAACGTCCTGTTCGTCAGCCAAGTGGAGACCCACGAGACGATCCGCGCCTTCTTCCCGCCGGGCTCCCTGTCGCCCCTGCACGCGTCGGGCATCGGGAAGGCGCTGCTGAGCACCTACGCGCCGGCCCGGACCGAGCGCTTGTTCCGGGGCAAGACCTTCGCGCGCTTCACCGACAAGACCATCGCCTCGCTGGACCAGCTGCGCGACGACGTCGAGGCGACCCGCCGCCGGGGCTACGCGATCGACGACGAGGAGCGGACCATCGGGATGCGCTGCGTCGCCGCCCCGATCCTCAACTTCCACGGGGAGGCCATCGCGGGGATCTCGGTGTCGGGGCCGACGCACCGGCTGTCCGACGCGCAGCTGCAGGCGATCGGCGAGCGCGTGCGAAAGGGGGCGGCGGCCGTATCACGCGCCCTCGGCGCCCCCGCCGAGGCACCGGACGCGGGCGATCGGGATTGA
- a CDS encoding ATP-binding cassette domain-containing protein — protein MSPPRAEAEIVLSDATAAYDGKPVLFGVDLTVRAGERVALMGRSGAGKSTLLGLIYAQARPHVALIPQAATLVRTLSVFHNVYMGRLDRRSTLHNLRTLAFPARADLAEVGGILGEVGLADALRAKAGALSGGQQQRVSVARALYNGRPILIGDEPVSALDRRQGGLILERLAARHRTLVLALHDIALALAHTDRIVVLDAGRIVLDAPARDLDEAALAPFYGQAA, from the coding sequence GTGAGCCCGCCCCGAGCCGAAGCCGAGATCGTCCTGTCGGACGCGACGGCGGCCTATGACGGCAAGCCCGTCCTGTTCGGCGTGGACCTCACCGTCCGAGCCGGAGAGCGCGTCGCCTTGATGGGCCGGTCGGGTGCGGGAAAGTCCACTCTGCTCGGGCTGATCTACGCCCAGGCCCGCCCGCACGTGGCACTGATCCCGCAGGCGGCCACCCTGGTGCGGACGCTCTCGGTCTTCCACAATGTCTACATGGGCCGCCTCGATCGCCGCTCGACGCTGCACAACCTGCGCACCCTGGCGTTCCCGGCCCGTGCCGACCTCGCGGAGGTGGGCGGGATCCTCGGGGAGGTCGGGCTCGCCGACGCGCTCCGGGCCAAGGCCGGGGCGTTGTCGGGCGGCCAGCAGCAGCGCGTCTCCGTGGCGCGCGCCCTCTACAACGGTCGCCCGATCCTGATCGGTGACGAGCCGGTCTCGGCCCTCGACCGCAGGCAGGGGGGGCTGATCCTCGAACGTCTGGCCGCGCGGCACCGGACACTGGTGCTGGCGCTCCACGACATCGCGCTCGCATTGGCGCATACGGACCGCATCGTCGTCCTCGATGCGGGCCGCATCGTCCTCGACGCCCCCGCCCGCGACCTCGACGAGGCGGCCCTCGCCCCGTTCTACGGGCAGGCCGCGTGA
- a CDS encoding putative selenate ABC transporter substrate-binding protein, translated as MLRRTLGQSLLAGLACLALPQAAGAQGGAKPAFVFTGIPDQDESRLVERFGKVATYLEGKLGVPVTYIPVKNYPAAVTAFTNGQVQLAWFGGFTGVQARKASPGSQAIAQGAEDAAFKTYLIANTKTGLTRTADFPKAIAGKTFTFGSRASTSGRLMPEYFIREAFPGKTPDAVFARVGFSGDHSRTIQLVQSGAFEVGAVDYSVWDLDSKAGKVDQKEVGIIWESPPFPDYQWTVRGDVDAIYGAGFTERLKAALIGITDPAILAPFARSKFIPVTNAAYEPVERVAKSTGLLD; from the coding sequence ATGCTGAGACGGACTTTGGGCCAATCGCTGCTTGCCGGCCTGGCTTGCCTCGCGCTGCCGCAGGCCGCCGGCGCGCAGGGCGGCGCGAAGCCCGCCTTCGTCTTCACCGGCATCCCCGACCAGGACGAGAGCCGCCTCGTCGAGCGCTTCGGCAAGGTCGCCACCTACCTTGAGGGCAAGCTCGGCGTGCCGGTGACGTACATCCCGGTGAAGAACTACCCGGCGGCGGTCACCGCTTTCACCAACGGGCAGGTCCAGCTCGCGTGGTTCGGCGGCTTCACCGGCGTACAGGCCCGCAAGGCCTCGCCCGGGTCCCAGGCAATCGCGCAGGGTGCCGAGGATGCAGCCTTCAAGACCTACCTCATCGCCAACACCAAGACGGGCCTGACGCGCACGGCCGACTTCCCGAAGGCGATCGCCGGCAAGACTTTCACGTTCGGCTCCCGGGCCTCGACCTCGGGCCGGCTGATGCCGGAATACTTCATCCGCGAGGCCTTCCCGGGGAAGACACCCGACGCGGTATTCGCCCGCGTCGGTTTCTCCGGGGACCACAGCCGCACGATCCAGCTCGTCCAGTCCGGAGCCTTCGAGGTCGGGGCGGTGGATTACTCGGTCTGGGATCTCGACAGCAAGGCCGGCAAGGTCGACCAGAAGGAGGTCGGCATCATCTGGGAGAGCCCGCCCTTCCCCGATTATCAGTGGACCGTGCGCGGCGATGTCGACGCGATCTACGGTGCCGGGTTCACGGAGCGGTTGAAGGCGGCGCTGATCGGCATCACCGATCCGGCGATCCTCGCGCCCTTCGCCCGCTCGAAGTTCATCCCGGTGACCAACGCTGCCTACGAGCCGGTGGAGCGCGTGGCGAAATCCACGGGCCTGCTGGATTGA
- a CDS encoding PhnE/PtxC family ABC transporter permease — MSAARLLADRVAGRGYAAVTRWFVGGAAAALLVADLAITSLHPWADLQRLLGGLIHPDFPAVEIWSVVYTVAFAVLGVSLGAGAGFLLAIPFARARSVRLACAALRSVHELFWALLLMQVFGLSATTGILAIALPYAGICAKVYSEIIEEADLAALRVLPDGTGALSAFAYARLPDVAAAFRHYTLYRFECAMRSTLVLGFIGLPTMGFHLESAFRQGRYAEAGALLLVFYVLIGTRRLWMRLSTLPVLLVGSVLALPRTIGTTDWLASLGRFLGHDIVPSPLRSGAFLDPATWARFGHWIRPILADQILPGTLQTLVLAQIALVATGLGTLVLFPLTSRRFAGPIGQPLGRILLVVVRSTPEYMLAYVLLQLLGPSMLPAILALTIHNAGIVGYLMGRHADGLAYRADAPTGLNLYSYETVPRLYGQFLAYLLYRWELILRESAIFGILGVATLGFYVDAAISELRLDVAVLLIVATALLTVLIDALSRTLRRSLRLTDLPTRLSTRLPEPAADPPPRIAHS; from the coding sequence GTGAGCGCCGCCCGCCTGTTGGCCGACCGGGTGGCCGGCCGGGGCTACGCCGCGGTGACCCGCTGGTTCGTCGGCGGCGCGGCGGCGGCGCTCCTCGTCGCCGACCTCGCGATCACCAGCCTCCATCCCTGGGCCGACCTCCAGCGCCTGCTCGGCGGCCTGATCCACCCGGACTTTCCGGCGGTGGAGATCTGGAGCGTCGTCTACACCGTCGCCTTCGCGGTCCTCGGGGTGTCGCTCGGAGCCGGGGCCGGCTTCCTGCTCGCCATCCCCTTCGCCAGGGCTCGGAGCGTGCGGCTGGCCTGCGCCGCCCTGCGCTCGGTCCACGAGCTGTTCTGGGCCCTGCTGCTGATGCAGGTGTTCGGCCTGTCGGCGACAACCGGGATCCTGGCCATCGCGCTGCCCTACGCGGGCATCTGCGCCAAGGTCTATTCCGAGATCATCGAGGAGGCAGACCTCGCGGCCCTCCGGGTCCTCCCGGACGGGACCGGTGCGCTCTCGGCCTTCGCGTATGCCCGCCTGCCCGACGTCGCCGCGGCCTTCCGGCACTACACGCTCTACCGGTTCGAATGCGCCATGCGCTCCACCCTGGTGCTCGGCTTCATCGGCCTGCCGACCATGGGCTTCCATCTCGAATCCGCCTTCCGACAGGGCCGCTACGCCGAGGCCGGGGCCCTGCTCCTCGTCTTCTACGTCCTGATCGGCACCCGCCGGCTCTGGATGCGCCTCTCGACCCTGCCGGTCCTGCTTGTGGGCAGCGTCCTCGCCCTGCCCAGGACCATCGGGACGACCGACTGGCTCGCGAGCCTCGGCCGGTTCCTGGGCCACGACATCGTGCCGAGCCCGCTTCGGTCCGGGGCTTTCCTCGACCCGGCGACCTGGGCGCGGTTCGGTCACTGGATCCGGCCGATCCTCGCGGACCAGATCCTGCCCGGCACCCTCCAGACCCTCGTGCTCGCGCAGATCGCGCTGGTGGCGACCGGCCTCGGCACGCTCGTCCTGTTCCCCCTGACCTCGCGCCGCTTCGCCGGCCCGATCGGGCAGCCCTTGGGGCGCATCCTCCTCGTGGTCGTGCGCTCGACGCCGGAATACATGCTCGCCTACGTGCTGCTGCAGCTGCTCGGCCCCTCGATGCTGCCGGCGATCCTCGCCCTGACCATCCACAATGCCGGCATCGTCGGCTATCTCATGGGCCGGCACGCCGACGGCCTCGCCTACCGCGCCGACGCCCCGACCGGCCTGAACCTCTACAGCTACGAGACCGTGCCCCGGCTCTACGGCCAGTTCCTGGCCTACCTGCTCTATCGCTGGGAGCTGATCCTGCGCGAGAGCGCGATCTTCGGCATCCTGGGCGTGGCCACCCTCGGCTTCTACGTCGACGCCGCGATCTCGGAGCTGCGCCTGGACGTCGCCGTGCTGCTGATCGTCGCCACGGCGCTCCTGACCGTGCTGATCGACGCCCTGTCCCGGACCCTCCGGCGGTCCCTGCGCCTGACCGATCTTCCGACCCGGCTCTCCACCCGCCTGCCCGAGCCTGCGGCAGACCCGCCGCCGCGGATCGCCCATTCCTGA
- a CDS encoding outer membrane protein, giving the protein MIKKLLLASAATALLTGAASAADLPRRAAPPPVFTPVPVFTWTGAYFGINAGYAFDASDRNTGNTFGVPFPYAAPGTVATFRNRSQDGFSGGGQVGYNYQFTPGSGVVIGVEADAQYLDFGRNRNNAFLSGALAPGYYVTDPRGLSSLDFFGTVRGRLGYAFDRTLVYGTGGFAYGSGSADRSFGGFAGNDSFRTGWAVGGGIEYALPTDSFLNFFRSSAVTLKVEGLYVNLDRNTRNQGAFVINAANNVPAVYSPIGRRADEFAVVRAGLNYKFGSY; this is encoded by the coding sequence ATGATCAAGAAGCTTCTTCTCGCCAGCGCCGCGACGGCGCTCCTGACCGGCGCCGCCTCGGCGGCCGACCTTCCGCGCCGTGCCGCGCCGCCGCCGGTGTTCACCCCCGTGCCGGTGTTCACCTGGACCGGCGCCTACTTCGGTATCAACGCCGGCTACGCCTTCGACGCCAGCGACCGCAACACCGGCAACACCTTCGGCGTGCCCTTCCCCTACGCCGCCCCCGGCACGGTGGCCACCTTCCGCAACCGCAGCCAGGACGGCTTCTCCGGCGGTGGCCAGGTCGGCTACAACTACCAGTTCACCCCGGGCTCGGGCGTGGTCATCGGCGTCGAGGCCGACGCCCAGTACCTCGACTTCGGCCGCAACCGGAACAACGCCTTCCTCTCCGGCGCCCTGGCCCCCGGCTACTACGTCACCGACCCGCGCGGCCTCTCCAGCCTCGACTTCTTCGGCACCGTGCGCGGCCGCCTCGGCTACGCCTTCGACCGCACCCTCGTCTACGGCACCGGCGGCTTCGCCTACGGCTCGGGCAGCGCCGACCGCTCCTTCGGCGGCTTTGCCGGCAACGACAGCTTCCGCACCGGATGGGCCGTCGGCGGCGGCATCGAGTACGCCCTGCCCACCGACTCCTTCCTGAACTTCTTCCGCTCCTCGGCCGTCACGCTCAAGGTCGAAGGCCTGTACGTCAACCTCGACCGCAACACCCGCAACCAGGGCGCGTTCGTCATCAACGCCGCCAACAACGTCCCGGCCGTCTACAGCCCGATCGGACGACGCGCCGACGAGTTCGCCGTCGTCCGCGCCGGCCTGAACTACAAGTTCGGCTCGTACTGA
- the bhcA gene encoding L-aspartate--glyoxylate aminotransferase BhcA, which produces MFAQNPVFIPGPTNMPEVLRRAADMPTLDHRSPLFAQILHPALAGVKTVLKSEDAEVFIFPSTATGGWETALSNTLSAGDTVLAARHGMFSHRWIDMTRRHGLDVRMIEAPWGEGVPADRFAEALAADTAHRIRAVLVTHNETATGVRSDVAAVRRALDASNHPALLLVDGVSSIASMDFRMDAWGVDVAVTGSQKGFMLPAGLAIVAFSPKAMAATATATLPRTYFDIRDMAKGYPNGAYPYTPAVGLLNGLKLSTELLLAEGLENVFARHRRIADGIRAAVAAWGLELCAARPDLYSDTVSAIRTPEGFDATRIVTHAARHYDVAFGVGLGEVAGKVFRIGHLGSLTDVMALSGIAAAEMAMADLGLRIELGSGVAAAQAVYRRAPAAALRAAA; this is translated from the coding sequence ATGTTCGCACAGAATCCCGTCTTCATTCCCGGCCCGACCAATATGCCGGAAGTGCTTCGCCGTGCGGCAGACATGCCGACGCTGGATCACCGGTCGCCGCTCTTCGCGCAGATCCTTCACCCGGCGCTCGCCGGCGTGAAGACGGTGCTGAAGAGCGAGGATGCCGAGGTCTTCATCTTCCCGTCGACGGCGACGGGCGGGTGGGAGACGGCGCTCTCCAACACGCTCAGCGCCGGCGACACGGTGCTGGCCGCGCGCCACGGCATGTTCAGCCACCGCTGGATCGACATGACCCGCCGCCATGGCCTTGACGTCCGGATGATCGAGGCGCCGTGGGGGGAGGGTGTTCCGGCGGACCGCTTCGCCGAGGCCCTCGCGGCCGACACGGCGCACCGCATCCGGGCCGTCCTCGTCACCCACAACGAGACGGCAACCGGGGTCCGCTCGGACGTGGCCGCGGTGCGCCGCGCCCTCGATGCCAGCAACCACCCCGCCTTGCTGCTGGTCGACGGCGTCAGCTCGATCGCCTCCATGGATTTCCGCATGGATGCGTGGGGCGTCGATGTCGCCGTCACCGGCTCGCAGAAGGGCTTCATGCTGCCGGCGGGCCTCGCCATCGTGGCCTTCTCGCCGAAGGCCATGGCCGCCACCGCGACGGCCACCCTGCCGCGGACCTATTTCGACATCCGCGACATGGCGAAGGGCTACCCCAACGGCGCCTATCCCTACACGCCGGCGGTCGGCCTCCTGAACGGCCTGAAGCTGTCGACGGAACTGCTCCTCGCCGAGGGGCTGGAGAACGTCTTCGCCCGGCACCGCCGCATCGCGGACGGGATCCGCGCCGCCGTGGCCGCCTGGGGCCTGGAGCTCTGCGCCGCGCGTCCGGACCTCTACTCGGACACGGTGAGCGCGATCCGGACGCCGGAGGGCTTCGACGCCACGCGGATCGTCACCCACGCGGCGCGCCACTACGACGTCGCCTTCGGGGTGGGGCTCGGCGAGGTGGCCGGGAAGGTCTTCCGCATCGGCCACCTCGGCAGCCTCACGGATGTGATGGCGCTGTCGGGGATCGCCGCGGCCGAGATGGCGATGGCCGATCTCGGCCTGCGCATCGAGCTCGGATCGGGGGTCGCGGCCGCGCAGGCGGTGTACCGTCGCGCCCCGGCCGCCGCCCTGCGCGCGGCCGCCTGA